A genomic window from Massilia sp. METH4 includes:
- a CDS encoding dienelactone hydrolase family protein, which translates to MSDSLTGEREVAVGSDPALQGVLAFPAEAPRGVVLFAHGSGSSRHSPRNQYVAAALREGGCATLLLDLLTPGEERDAALRFDTVLLAGRLDSACEWLRMQPETEQLAIGLFGASTGAGAALRLAAERPGDIAAVVSRGGRPDLAGTAALGRVAAPVLLIVGGHDGEVIRLNEEAAAAMRCPHELAIVPGATHLFEEAGALERVGVLARDWFARHLTRLLPP; encoded by the coding sequence ATGAGCGATTCGCTGACAGGGGAGCGCGAGGTCGCCGTCGGTAGCGACCCGGCATTGCAGGGTGTGCTGGCCTTTCCGGCCGAGGCGCCGCGCGGCGTGGTGCTGTTCGCGCACGGCAGCGGCAGCAGCCGCCACAGCCCCCGTAACCAGTATGTTGCCGCGGCCTTACGGGAAGGCGGCTGCGCCACGCTGCTGCTCGACCTGCTGACCCCGGGCGAGGAACGCGATGCGGCGTTGCGCTTCGACACCGTGCTGCTGGCCGGCCGGCTCGACAGCGCGTGCGAATGGCTGCGCATGCAGCCGGAAACGGAGCAGCTGGCCATCGGCCTGTTCGGCGCCAGCACGGGCGCGGGCGCCGCGCTGCGGCTGGCGGCCGAGCGGCCCGGCGATATCGCCGCCGTGGTGTCGCGCGGCGGCCGGCCCGACCTGGCCGGCACCGCCGCGCTGGGCCGGGTCGCCGCGCCGGTGCTGCTGATCGTGGGCGGTCACGACGGCGAGGTGATCCGCCTGAACGAGGAGGCGGCGGCCGCCATGCGCTGCCCGCACGAGCTGGCGATCGTGCCCGGCGCCACCCACCTGTTCGAGGAAGCCGGTGCGCTGGAGCGTGTCGGCGTCCTCGCGCGCGACTGGTTCGCGCGCCACCTCACGCGGCTGCTGCCGCCATGA
- the prs gene encoding ribose-phosphate diphosphokinase, producing the protein MNTPLHLFALAGSAPFGQRVARHLGMPLTAHDEKDFEDGEYVVRAPEAVRGCHACVIHSLAGGPEQGSGERLCRLLFFIGALKDAGAARVTAVLPYVAFARQDTRHAPGDPLTLRYVATLLEAAGVDTVLALDVHNLSAFQNAFRCRTEHLDGSALFAAHFASVAGSDEVCVVATDGGGIRRADGLRQALARELGRPVSLAFVEKHRHGSELTGDLMAGDVSGKLAIVFDDIIGTGGTMVRAVKASRERGAARVMAAATHAVFAGGAAGKLAAAGLDGGAVADTVQDGDRAGELFTVLDSGVLFAQAIRALQDDVPLPDPLQ; encoded by the coding sequence ATGAACACACCCCTGCACCTGTTCGCGCTGGCTGGTAGCGCGCCGTTCGGCCAGCGCGTGGCCCGGCACCTGGGCATGCCGCTGACCGCCCATGACGAAAAGGATTTCGAGGATGGCGAATACGTGGTGCGTGCCCCGGAGGCCGTGCGCGGCTGCCATGCCTGCGTGATCCATTCGCTGGCCGGCGGACCGGAGCAGGGCAGCGGCGAGCGGCTGTGCCGGCTGCTGTTCTTCATCGGCGCGCTGAAGGATGCCGGCGCGGCGCGCGTCACGGCCGTGCTGCCCTACGTGGCCTTCGCCCGGCAGGACACGCGGCATGCGCCGGGCGATCCGCTCACCCTGCGCTACGTGGCGACACTGCTGGAAGCCGCCGGGGTCGACACGGTACTGGCGCTGGACGTGCACAATCTTTCCGCTTTCCAGAACGCCTTTCGCTGCCGTACCGAACACCTGGACGGCAGCGCGCTGTTCGCCGCCCACTTCGCCAGCGTGGCCGGTTCCGACGAAGTCTGCGTGGTGGCGACCGATGGCGGCGGCATCCGGCGGGCGGACGGGCTGCGGCAGGCGCTGGCGCGCGAGCTGGGCCGGCCGGTGTCGCTGGCCTTCGTGGAAAAGCACCGGCACGGCAGCGAATTGACGGGTGACCTGATGGCTGGCGATGTGTCCGGCAAGCTTGCCATCGTGTTCGACGACATCATCGGCACGGGCGGCACGATGGTGCGCGCCGTCAAGGCCAGCCGGGAACGCGGCGCGGCGCGCGTGATGGCGGCGGCCACCCATGCCGTGTTCGCCGGCGGCGCGGCCGGCAAGCTGGCCGCGGCCGGGCTGGACGGGGGCGCCGTGGCCGACACGGTGCAGGACGGCGATCGCGCCGGCGAACTGTTCACGGTACTCGACAGCGGCGTACTGTTCGCCCAGGCGATCCGCGCCCTGCAGGACGACGTGCCGCTGCCCGATCCGCTGCAGTAG
- a CDS encoding ATP-binding protein, with the protein MTADTSDTDILILGQAPQAREWLRALPCLVRDTTEAQLAAEQPWHGVRLILCAPAADPALLAGLRVLPALQDSAMVALSPACDDGRVEFDDVIDLAASTAEAFAARILATVNGARVRARRNARYRLLQQVDDTFRHLDDPRDIALAAAGLLGRHLRVNRCAFADVEADEDTFNLTGDYTAGVPSIVGRYRFAQFGAACLAAMRRGEPWVVEDAMADPRVGAAGASYGATHIRAVICVPVRKDDRFVAAMAVHAVTPRRWRTDEVSLLVAVAERSWESIERGRIARTLQAKEARYRTLVETMSAVVWHMDGDRMRAGENPSWSAFTGQLPEEYEGFGWMDALHPQDRAAAAAAWQSAATHGHPYVASYRLRRHDGEYRHMLSRGAAVRACATAVEWVGNCLDVTDIRHAQEALRVANTRLQFTLDSAQIADFVYDPARRRIGGTGRLARLLDCEAEDGEWEVDAVAARIHPDDLPRLAGSFRAAMDGNRPWRDECRLLGADGKERWVATHGSRYSDDGNGWRLLGIVYDITAHKRSEQALREADARKDEFLAMLAHELRNPLAPIGAAAQVLAVAGIDPARTAMASAVIGRQVKHMAGLVDDLLDVSRVKRGLVRLEKRRCDMATVIAAAVEQVRPMVDRRGHQLSVALPDTAVFVGGDEKRLVQVAANLLNNAAKYTPDRGRIDVSLDVTGGTAVVTVRDNGVGMSADFLERAFDVFAQADQSIARSQGGLGLGLPLARSLVTAHGGAIECASEGPGRGATFRVALPLASG; encoded by the coding sequence ATGACAGCCGACACAAGCGATACCGACATCCTGATCCTCGGCCAGGCGCCGCAGGCGCGCGAATGGCTGCGCGCGCTGCCCTGCCTCGTGCGCGACACGACCGAGGCCCAGCTGGCAGCCGAGCAGCCCTGGCACGGCGTGCGGCTGATCCTGTGCGCGCCGGCCGCCGACCCGGCGCTGCTGGCCGGCCTGCGCGTGCTGCCGGCGCTGCAGGACAGCGCCATGGTGGCGCTTTCGCCCGCCTGCGACGATGGCCGCGTGGAGTTCGACGACGTAATCGACCTGGCCGCCAGCACGGCCGAGGCGTTCGCCGCGCGCATCCTCGCCACCGTGAACGGCGCCCGCGTGCGGGCCCGCCGCAACGCCCGCTACCGCCTGCTGCAACAGGTCGACGACACGTTCCGCCACCTGGACGACCCGCGCGACATCGCGCTGGCCGCCGCCGGCCTGCTCGGCAGGCACCTGCGCGTGAACCGCTGCGCGTTCGCCGACGTGGAAGCCGACGAGGACACCTTCAACCTCACCGGCGACTACACGGCGGGCGTGCCCAGCATCGTGGGCCGCTACCGTTTCGCCCAGTTCGGCGCCGCCTGCCTGGCGGCGATGCGCCGCGGCGAACCCTGGGTGGTGGAAGATGCGATGGCCGATCCCCGCGTCGGCGCCGCGGGGGCGAGCTACGGGGCCACGCATATCCGCGCGGTGATCTGCGTGCCGGTGCGGAAGGATGACCGCTTCGTGGCCGCGATGGCCGTGCACGCCGTCACGCCGCGCCGCTGGCGCACGGACGAGGTCTCGCTGCTGGTGGCAGTGGCCGAGCGCAGCTGGGAATCGATCGAACGGGGCCGCATCGCCCGCACGCTGCAGGCGAAGGAGGCGCGCTACCGCACGCTGGTCGAGACGATGTCCGCCGTGGTCTGGCACATGGATGGCGACCGCATGCGCGCCGGCGAGAACCCCAGCTGGTCGGCCTTCACCGGCCAGCTGCCGGAAGAATACGAAGGCTTCGGCTGGATGGATGCGCTGCACCCGCAGGACCGGGCCGCCGCGGCGGCCGCCTGGCAATCGGCCGCCACGCATGGCCACCCCTATGTAGCCAGCTACCGGCTGCGCCGGCACGATGGCGAATACCGGCACATGCTGTCGCGCGGCGCCGCCGTGCGCGCCTGCGCGACGGCGGTGGAATGGGTCGGCAACTGCCTGGACGTCACCGATATCCGTCATGCCCAGGAAGCACTGCGCGTCGCCAACACGCGCCTGCAATTCACGCTGGATTCCGCGCAGATCGCCGACTTCGTGTACGACCCGGCGCGCCGCCGCATCGGCGGCACCGGGCGGCTCGCCCGCCTGCTGGACTGCGAAGCGGAGGACGGCGAATGGGAGGTGGACGCCGTGGCTGCGCGCATCCACCCGGATGACCTGCCCCGGCTGGCCGGGAGCTTCCGCGCCGCGATGGACGGCAACCGGCCGTGGCGCGACGAATGCCGACTGCTCGGTGCCGACGGCAAGGAGCGCTGGGTGGCCACCCACGGCAGCCGCTACAGCGACGACGGCAACGGCTGGCGCCTGCTCGGCATCGTGTACGACATCACGGCCCACAAGCGCTCGGAGCAGGCGCTGCGCGAGGCCGATGCCCGCAAGGACGAGTTCCTGGCCATGCTGGCGCACGAGCTGCGCAACCCGCTGGCGCCGATCGGCGCGGCCGCCCAGGTGCTGGCCGTGGCAGGCATCGACCCGGCCAGGACGGCGATGGCAAGCGCCGTGATCGGCCGGCAGGTGAAGCACATGGCCGGCCTGGTCGACGACCTGCTCGACGTCTCGCGCGTGAAGCGGGGCCTGGTGCGGCTGGAGAAGCGCCGCTGCGACATGGCAACCGTGATCGCCGCCGCGGTCGAACAGGTGCGCCCGATGGTCGACCGGCGCGGCCACCAGTTGTCGGTGGCGCTGCCGGACACCGCGGTTTTCGTCGGCGGGGACGAGAAACGGCTGGTGCAGGTGGCGGCCAACCTGCTCAACAATGCGGCCAAGTACACGCCCGATAGGGGCCGCATCGACGTGTCGCTCGACGTGACCGGGGGTACCGCCGTGGTCACCGTGCGCGATAACGGGGTGGGCATGAGTGCCGACTTCCTCGAGCGCGCCTTCGATGTCTTCGCGCAGGCGGACCAGAGCATCGCGCGGTCGCAGGGCGGCCTGGGTCTGGGATTGCCGCTGGCGCGCAGCCTCGTCACCGCGCATGGCGGGGCGATCGAGTGCGCCAGCGAGGGGCCGGGGCGCGGGGCGACGTTCAGGGTGGCGTTGCCGCTGGCAAGTGGCTGA
- a CDS encoding TonB-dependent receptor — MGKQAQGKQRNRTAIAVGVAQAAMAWSGIASGQEAPPTNEAPGSSVVVVTGQRAALNSAQKIKQNADEIVDSIVAEDIGKLPDKSVTEVLQRVTGVTVDRMLAKGDDEHFSVEGSGVSIRGLNYVRSELNGRDSFSANGGRVLNFEDVPPELMAGVDVYKSPSAEQIEGAVGGLVNLRTAMPFDFKGFKFGASLDTTYSELRKERDSPSGSLLVSNRWKTGLGEIGVLVDVASSNSKVRTDGFQVDAYFPRDDVKPGARVWVPKAAQWRTMTYDRERDGLYGALQWKLNNDLRSSLTYFKSKYKIHWDENAVFASAEPYRVKPSADTVYDANGVMLVGTLETPNSTGINFGNDTRSADRDSSTTDIAWNAEWRASQAWTLSADVQRIRARTAAFDSTIATGILVPKERLDLTGKVPRITFDDSDRAFLVDPNNYFWDFTMEHRDASVANQTAWRTDAKYTFDHPVLRDVRFGIRLTDRESLNTNSNPSYNWAAVSEPWMLGQQIGRLASLGDPRFAGGASVRTFPNYFNGDAPAPPPMLFPDVALTTGYPGSYAALHEYHQILCAEFGSTCDPWKPAAWGTDPAGVNRQQEKTKAFYTQLRFGWDDLKYPIDGNVGIRYVETDMTAAGYVTFTPPANLIPEGYAVVGPAVPRIPAYAEARSYDNSYSNVLPSLNLRMKVTDKLQLRLAFSKGISRPDFSQLQGYTSLSQSVTADQDPVTKQLIVSSNNLTGKASGNPYLKPVSSRQVDLTAEYYWSPVGSFTVALFNKDLKDIVINQLSSFEVNDVAGNPQEFIVESPVNGARGHARGIELAYQQYFDMLPGWLSGFGVQANFTYVDSEKTLYNPVFQEYCSGGSTQANLNMALNGCDTDGRTFGNLPLEGLSKRAANLAFMYDRGPWSARVAWSWRSKSLLTASGTRGGEALDTNPASPTFGQRNLNWSLPVWTDQYGQVDASLFYKINEHVTFGLEGTNLTDSVFKQVMQQHIGMKGRAWFASGPRYAAKLRVNF; from the coding sequence ATGGGTAAGCAAGCGCAGGGCAAGCAGCGGAACAGAACCGCCATCGCCGTCGGCGTGGCACAAGCAGCCATGGCCTGGAGCGGCATCGCATCCGGGCAGGAAGCACCGCCAACCAACGAGGCACCAGGAAGTTCGGTCGTGGTCGTGACCGGCCAGCGCGCTGCGCTGAACTCCGCCCAGAAGATCAAGCAGAACGCCGACGAGATCGTGGACTCGATCGTGGCCGAAGACATCGGCAAGCTGCCCGACAAATCGGTCACCGAAGTGCTGCAACGCGTGACGGGCGTGACGGTCGACCGCATGCTGGCCAAGGGCGACGACGAGCACTTCTCCGTCGAAGGCTCGGGCGTGTCGATCCGCGGCCTGAACTACGTGCGCTCGGAGCTGAACGGGCGCGATTCGTTTTCCGCCAATGGCGGCCGCGTCTTGAATTTCGAGGACGTGCCGCCCGAGCTGATGGCCGGCGTGGACGTCTATAAAAGCCCGTCGGCCGAGCAGATCGAAGGCGCGGTGGGCGGGCTGGTCAACCTGCGCACGGCGATGCCGTTCGACTTCAAGGGTTTCAAGTTCGGCGCGTCGCTGGACACCACGTATTCCGAGCTGCGCAAGGAGCGCGATTCGCCCAGCGGCTCGCTGCTGGTATCGAACCGCTGGAAGACGGGGCTGGGCGAGATCGGCGTGCTGGTCGACGTGGCGTCGTCCAACAGCAAGGTGCGCACGGATGGGTTCCAGGTCGACGCCTATTTCCCGCGCGACGATGTGAAGCCCGGCGCCAGGGTGTGGGTGCCGAAGGCGGCCCAGTGGCGCACCATGACGTACGACCGCGAGCGCGACGGCCTGTATGGCGCGCTGCAATGGAAGCTGAACAACGACCTGCGCTCTTCCCTCACCTACTTCAAGTCGAAGTACAAGATCCATTGGGACGAAAACGCGGTGTTTGCCTCCGCCGAGCCATATCGCGTGAAGCCCAGCGCGGATACCGTCTACGATGCCAATGGCGTAATGCTGGTTGGGACCCTGGAGACGCCGAACTCCACCGGCATCAACTTCGGCAACGACACCCGCTCGGCCGACCGCGATTCCTCCACGACCGACATTGCCTGGAATGCCGAATGGCGTGCCAGCCAGGCGTGGACCCTGTCGGCCGACGTGCAGCGCATCCGCGCCCGCACCGCCGCCTTCGATTCCACGATCGCCACCGGCATCCTGGTGCCGAAGGAGCGGCTGGACCTGACCGGCAAGGTGCCGCGCATCACGTTCGACGACAGCGACCGCGCCTTCCTCGTGGACCCGAACAATTACTTCTGGGACTTCACGATGGAGCACCGCGACGCCAGCGTGGCCAACCAGACGGCCTGGCGCACCGATGCGAAATACACGTTCGACCACCCGGTGCTGCGCGACGTGCGCTTCGGCATCCGGCTGACCGACCGCGAATCGCTCAACACCAATTCCAACCCGAGCTACAACTGGGCCGCCGTGTCGGAACCGTGGATGCTGGGCCAGCAGATCGGCCGGCTGGCCTCCCTGGGCGACCCGCGCTTCGCCGGCGGCGCTTCGGTGCGCACCTTCCCGAACTACTTCAACGGCGATGCGCCGGCGCCGCCGCCGATGCTGTTCCCGGACGTGGCACTGACCACCGGCTATCCCGGCAGCTACGCGGCGCTGCATGAATACCACCAGATCCTGTGCGCCGAATTCGGCTCGACCTGCGATCCGTGGAAACCGGCGGCCTGGGGCACCGACCCGGCCGGCGTCAACCGGCAGCAGGAAAAGACCAAGGCCTTCTATACGCAGCTGCGCTTCGGCTGGGACGACCTGAAGTACCCCATCGACGGCAATGTAGGCATCCGCTACGTGGAGACGGACATGACCGCGGCCGGCTACGTCACGTTCACGCCGCCCGCCAACCTGATCCCCGAGGGCTATGCCGTGGTCGGCCCGGCCGTGCCGCGCATCCCCGCCTATGCCGAGGCGCGCAGCTACGACAACAGCTACAGCAATGTGCTGCCCAGCCTGAACCTGCGCATGAAGGTGACGGACAAGCTGCAACTGCGCCTGGCATTCTCGAAGGGTATTTCGCGCCCGGACTTTTCGCAGCTCCAGGGCTACACGAGCTTGTCCCAATCGGTCACCGCCGACCAGGACCCGGTGACGAAGCAGCTGATCGTGTCGAGCAATAACCTGACCGGCAAGGCGTCCGGCAATCCCTACCTGAAGCCCGTGTCGTCCAGGCAGGTGGACTTGACGGCCGAGTACTACTGGTCGCCGGTCGGCTCCTTCACGGTCGCCCTGTTCAACAAGGACCTGAAAGACATCGTCATCAACCAGCTCTCGAGCTTCGAGGTGAACGACGTGGCGGGCAATCCGCAGGAATTCATCGTCGAATCGCCGGTCAACGGCGCCAGGGGCCATGCGCGCGGCATCGAGCTGGCATATCAACAATATTTCGACATGCTGCCCGGCTGGCTTTCCGGCTTCGGCGTGCAGGCCAACTTCACCTATGTCGACAGCGAAAAGACCCTGTACAACCCGGTATTCCAGGAATACTGCTCGGGCGGCAGCACGCAGGCGAACCTGAACATGGCGCTGAACGGCTGCGATACCGATGGCCGCACCTTCGGCAACCTGCCGCTCGAAGGCTTGTCGAAACGCGCCGCCAATCTCGCCTTCATGTACGACAGGGGACCGTGGTCGGCGCGGGTGGCATGGTCATGGCGTTCGAAAAGCCTGTTGACGGCCAGCGGCACGCGCGGCGGCGAGGCGCTCGACACGAATCCCGCCAGCCCGACGTTCGGCCAGCGCAACCTGAACTGGTCCCTGCCCGTGTGGACCGACCAGTATGGCCAGGTCGACGCCTCGCTGTTCTACAAGATCAACGAGCACGTGACATTCGGCCTGGAAGGCACCAACCTGACGGATTCGGTCTTCAAGCAGGTCATGCAGCAGCATATCGGCATGAAGGGCCGGGCGTGGTTCGCGTCGGGGCCGCGCTATGCGGCCAAGCTGCGGGTGAATTTCTGA
- a CDS encoding MATE family efflux transporter has product MSLSSSSRPHIFTLAWPLLVELVLAVAIGVAGTWLASHLSDTAGAAFAIAHNISVTLFLLFRIIGSGIGVVITQSLGGGRRERADRVALASVGASSWLGVFAALVALFGAGPLLNLLQTPKDVFPLAFPFLMALAPALLFDAWNASMAAVMRAHLRTRDTLVVLVAMHTTHLLLAVPLMHGWGPLPALGLPGFALALTISRALGLVLHLLLWRSHLGIVTTAPDWWRLPREELAEVLHIGIPAAAENIAWRLSFMVAMAAAGTLGATALATHAYVQQIGSMVIVFSLSTAFAVEIMVGHMVGAGELGEAHRLVRSALGRGLVISGVVSAGVALAGGWLLGVFTTDAAIVAEGRRLLWIGVLVELGRTFNLVVINALRATGDVRFPVAAGAASMALVLAGGSWVLGIHFGFGLAGLYIAFAADEWIRGLIMWRRWAVHAWVPHARAARRKLRPRME; this is encoded by the coding sequence ATGTCTCTTTCCAGCTCTTCCCGCCCCCACATCTTCACGCTCGCGTGGCCCCTGCTCGTCGAACTCGTCCTGGCCGTCGCCATCGGCGTGGCCGGCACGTGGCTGGCGTCGCACCTGTCCGACACGGCCGGTGCCGCCTTCGCGATCGCCCACAATATTTCGGTCACCCTGTTCCTGCTGTTCCGCATCATCGGTTCCGGCATCGGCGTGGTGATCACGCAAAGCCTGGGAGGAGGGCGGCGCGAGCGGGCCGACCGCGTGGCGCTGGCATCGGTGGGCGCCAGCTCCTGGCTGGGCGTATTTGCCGCGCTGGTGGCGCTGTTCGGCGCCGGGCCGCTGCTGAACCTGTTGCAAACGCCGAAGGATGTGTTCCCGCTGGCGTTCCCGTTCCTGATGGCGCTGGCGCCGGCGCTGCTGTTCGATGCGTGGAACGCGTCCATGGCGGCCGTGATGCGCGCCCACCTGCGCACCCGCGATACGCTGGTGGTGCTGGTGGCCATGCACACCACGCACCTGCTGCTGGCCGTGCCGCTGATGCACGGCTGGGGGCCGCTGCCGGCGCTGGGCCTGCCCGGCTTCGCGCTCGCGCTCACCATCAGCCGCGCGCTGGGCCTGGTGCTGCACCTGCTGCTGTGGCGCAGCCACCTGGGCATCGTCACCACGGCGCCCGACTGGTGGCGCCTGCCGCGCGAGGAGCTGGCCGAGGTGCTGCATATCGGCATCCCGGCGGCGGCCGAGAACATCGCCTGGCGGCTGTCGTTCATGGTGGCCATGGCGGCCGCGGGCACGCTGGGCGCGACGGCGCTGGCCACGCACGCCTATGTGCAGCAGATCGGCAGCATGGTGATCGTGTTCAGCCTGTCCACGGCGTTCGCCGTCGAGATCATGGTGGGCCACATGGTGGGCGCCGGCGAGTTGGGAGAAGCGCACCGGCTGGTGCGCAGCGCCCTGGGGCGCGGCCTTGTCATCAGCGGCGTGGTGTCGGCCGGCGTGGCGCTGGCCGGCGGCTGGCTGCTCGGCGTGTTCACGACGGACGCGGCGATCGTGGCCGAAGGGCGCAGGCTGCTGTGGATCGGCGTACTGGTGGAGCTGGGCCGCACGTTCAACCTCGTGGTCATCAACGCGCTGCGCGCCACCGGCGACGTGCGCTTCCCCGTGGCCGCCGGCGCGGCATCGATGGCGCTGGTGCTGGCCGGCGGCAGCTGGGTGCTGGGCATCCACTTCGGCTTCGGCCTGGCCGGCCTGTACATCGCGTTCGCGGCGGACGAGTGGATCCGCGGCCTGATCATGTGGCGCCGCTGGGCCGTGCACGCCTGGGTGCCGCATGCCCGCGCGGCGCGGCGCAAGCTGCGGCCGCGAATGGAGTAG
- a CDS encoding group III truncated hemoglobin: MDSARLNPASMYSAPDPASLTRLVHEFYADVRRDPLLAAVFGPRIGGDWDAHLDRMVAFWSDVMLGRSAGVPGFQGNVYGKHMTLEGVTPEHFRRWLNLFDATARRLFAPPVADELLVVAKRIAASLQYGFFGKVEVAGPDA; this comes from the coding sequence ATGGACTCCGCCCGCTTGAACCCGGCCTCGATGTACTCCGCCCCCGATCCCGCCTCGCTCACCCGCCTCGTCCACGAGTTCTATGCCGACGTGCGGCGCGACCCGCTGCTGGCGGCCGTGTTCGGGCCGCGCATCGGCGGCGACTGGGACGCCCACCTCGACCGCATGGTGGCGTTCTGGAGCGACGTGATGCTGGGACGCAGTGCCGGTGTGCCAGGATTCCAGGGCAATGTCTACGGCAAGCACATGACCCTGGAAGGCGTGACGCCCGAGCACTTCCGGCGCTGGCTGAACCTGTTCGACGCCACCGCCCGCCGGCTGTTCGCGCCACCCGTGGCCGACGAGCTGCTGGTGGTGGCGAAACGCATCGCCGCCAGCCTGCAATATGGCTTCTTCGGCAAGGTCGAGGTGGCCGGGCCGGATGCCTGA
- a CDS encoding tautomerase family protein, which produces MPLVRIDIRRNPDPSYARKLGNVVYEALRTTFGVPERDNFQILNEHDGDHFVYDPSYLGIARTDGLVYIQLTVSEGRSVEQKKALYKAIAEGLNVEAGVRLEDVFINLVEVKPENWSFGNGVAQYVK; this is translated from the coding sequence ATGCCCCTGGTCCGCATCGATATCCGCAGGAATCCCGACCCGTCCTACGCCCGCAAGCTGGGCAACGTGGTGTATGAGGCGCTGAGAACCACGTTCGGCGTCCCCGAGCGCGACAACTTCCAGATCCTGAACGAGCATGACGGCGACCATTTCGTCTACGACCCGTCCTACCTGGGCATCGCGCGCACCGATGGCCTGGTCTATATCCAGCTCACCGTCAGCGAGGGCCGCAGCGTGGAGCAGAAGAAGGCGCTCTACAAGGCGATCGCCGAGGGCTTGAACGTGGAGGCGGGCGTGCGGCTGGAAGATGTGTTCATCAACCTGGTCGAGGTGAAGCCGGAGAACTGGTCGTTCGGGAACGGCGTCGCGCAGTATGTGAAGTGA